The Streptomyces sp. NL15-2K genome contains a region encoding:
- a CDS encoding DUF308 domain-containing protein has protein sequence MSTQTSTPTLPAAATDERFSLLRLYLGRGVLAVAWALAFAGAHENVDAVAITLLVVYPLIDAVSSLIDYRAFPDGSERQVTAFSGVLSTLAAIAVGIAGAGGVAPVLHVFGAWAVISGAAQVAVGLKRRGPELGKQWPMLIAGGLSFVVGIFYNIQAAGSDPSLDVLSVYATGGGVFFIVQAGLLGWKARQLRTRTV, from the coding sequence ATGAGCACGCAGACATCGACGCCGACGCTTCCGGCGGCCGCCACGGACGAACGCTTCTCCCTGCTGAGGCTGTACCTGGGCCGTGGTGTCCTGGCCGTGGCGTGGGCCCTGGCGTTCGCCGGAGCCCACGAGAACGTCGACGCCGTGGCGATCACGCTGCTGGTCGTCTACCCGCTGATCGACGCGGTGTCCTCGCTGATCGACTACCGGGCCTTCCCCGACGGATCGGAGCGCCAAGTCACGGCGTTCAGCGGGGTGCTGAGCACGCTCGCCGCCATCGCGGTCGGCATCGCCGGGGCCGGTGGCGTGGCACCGGTGCTGCATGTGTTCGGCGCCTGGGCCGTCATATCCGGTGCCGCGCAGGTGGCCGTCGGGCTCAAGCGGCGCGGCCCCGAGCTGGGCAAGCAGTGGCCGATGCTGATCGCGGGCGGGCTGTCCTTCGTCGTCGGCATCTTCTACAACATCCAGGCCGCGGGCAGCGATCCCTCGCTCGACGTGCTGTCCGTCTACGCCACGGGCGGCGGGGTGTTCTTCATCGTCCAGGCGGGCCTGCTGGGCTGGAAGGCCCGCCAGCTGCGCACGCGGACCGTCTGA
- a CDS encoding IS701 family transposase, which produces MDAHEVNRVRAKLALFVADVFASVPRKDQRAKGDCYLRGLMLDGRRKSIQAMASRLPDGNEQNLQQFVNQSTWDPVPVQRRICERMLPLIGPAAWVIDDVSVPKDGRMSAGVAPQYCGALGKRANCQVAVSIHAATDTASCPLQWRLFLPEEWVSDTVRRDLARIPADVTHREKWRLALDMLDTLAGWGMRPPAVVADAAYGTNAHLRAALSDRQVAYVLAVRGDVTAHPLDAEPEAPARNGHVGCWPQPRYRHPAPSLAALAAGLDQDAFTPLTWRHGSRGELRSRFAAVRVRPAGKAVERPIKAAASAGQGWWDGILPDCWLLVEWPSGAEAPTDYWLSNLPADTPIADLVRLAKVRWRIEHDYRELKHGLGLDHFEGRSWPGWHHHVTLVTAAHAFLTEQRLAPKVPGPVSPSTKSSRPSRTS; this is translated from the coding sequence GTGGATGCACATGAAGTGAACCGTGTGCGGGCGAAGTTGGCGCTGTTCGTGGCGGATGTGTTCGCCTCGGTGCCGCGGAAGGACCAGCGGGCCAAGGGCGACTGCTACTTGCGCGGACTGATGCTGGACGGTCGGCGCAAGTCCATCCAGGCCATGGCCTCGCGATTACCGGACGGCAACGAGCAGAACCTGCAGCAGTTCGTGAACCAGTCCACGTGGGATCCGGTGCCGGTGCAGCGCAGGATCTGCGAACGGATGCTGCCGCTGATCGGTCCGGCGGCGTGGGTGATCGACGATGTGTCGGTGCCCAAGGACGGCCGGATGTCGGCCGGGGTGGCTCCGCAGTACTGCGGAGCGTTGGGAAAGAGAGCAAACTGCCAGGTCGCGGTCAGTATTCACGCCGCCACCGACACCGCCTCCTGCCCGCTGCAATGGCGTCTGTTCCTGCCTGAGGAGTGGGTATCGGACACCGTCCGCCGGGACCTCGCGCGGATCCCGGCGGACGTCACGCACCGCGAGAAGTGGCGCCTGGCCCTGGACATGCTCGACACGCTCGCCGGCTGGGGCATGAGGCCGCCGGCTGTGGTGGCTGACGCCGCCTACGGCACCAACGCGCATCTGCGAGCCGCATTGTCCGACCGCCAAGTCGCCTACGTGCTGGCCGTCCGCGGCGATGTGACCGCCCATCCGTTGGACGCGGAGCCTGAGGCCCCAGCCCGCAACGGGCATGTCGGCTGCTGGCCACAGCCCCGCTACCGGCATCCAGCACCGTCCTTGGCGGCCCTTGCCGCCGGCCTTGATCAAGACGCATTCACCCCGCTCACCTGGCGGCACGGCTCGAGAGGGGAGTTACGTTCCCGCTTCGCCGCCGTGCGTGTCCGTCCCGCCGGCAAGGCCGTCGAGCGCCCGATCAAAGCTGCGGCCTCGGCCGGACAGGGCTGGTGGGACGGGATCCTGCCCGACTGCTGGCTGCTGGTCGAATGGCCCTCCGGCGCCGAGGCGCCGACCGATTACTGGCTGTCCAACCTGCCGGCCGACACTCCGATCGCCGACCTGGTCCGTCTGGCGAAGGTCCGCTGGCGCATCGAGCACGACTACCGCGAACTCAAGCACGGCCTGGGCCTGGACCACTTCGAAGGGCGTTCCTGGCCGGGCTGGCACCACCACGTCACCCTCGTGACCGCCGCCCACGCCTTCCTCACCGAACAGCGCCTGGCCCCAAAAGTGCCCGGGCCGGTCTCACCCTCTACCAAGTCCTCGAGACCCTCCAGGACGTCTTGA
- a CDS encoding SsgA family sporulation/cell division regulator, translating to MHRDQSPLQAGSAPELVPSLFLDLYQMLDEFTPLPIRAEFRFDPDMPAMITVEFLAERGPSLIWRIGRELLHHGLTSMSGCADVRMWPALPRERPSSWLLLESQEVEALFEVPAAPLAEWLDATYRIISAEAEMDGLNWDDFLMELLDGPATPSE from the coding sequence ATGCACCGCGATCAGTCACCCCTGCAGGCGGGTTCGGCGCCCGAGCTTGTGCCTTCGCTGTTCCTGGACCTCTACCAGATGCTCGACGAGTTCACTCCGCTGCCGATACGTGCGGAGTTCCGTTTCGACCCGGACATGCCCGCGATGATCACGGTCGAGTTCCTGGCGGAACGAGGACCGAGTCTCATCTGGCGCATCGGCCGCGAGCTCCTGCATCACGGCTTGACGTCGATGAGCGGTTGCGCCGATGTACGGATGTGGCCGGCACTGCCCAGGGAGCGGCCCTCCTCCTGGCTGCTTCTCGAATCGCAGGAGGTGGAGGCCTTGTTCGAGGTGCCCGCCGCGCCACTGGCGGAGTGGCTCGACGCGACCTACCGGATCATCTCGGCCGAGGCGGAGATGGACGGTCTGAACTGGGACGACTTCCTCATGGAGCTGCTCGACGGCCCGGCGACACCGTCCGAATGA
- a CDS encoding Bax inhibitor-1/YccA family protein produces MRTSNPILSRWGAARDAGPADAYARRPVDAAVGGRPTDAYATNPYAPGADTSPRTDGTAVTMDDVIVRTGTTLGTVALTAVLSWLLLPIDEAHLGRSYGMAMGAALVAFVLSLVQSFRRTPSPALILGYAAFEGVFLGVLSSTISTYLAPGVVVQAVLGTFAVSAGVLVAYRMRWIRVTQRFTGFVAAAATGFLLLLVADLLFSAFGAGNGLGFHSGGLGILFGVIGILLGAAFLAMDFKQVEDAVAYGAPREEAWLAAFGLTLTLVWIYLEVLRVLTIFNSDN; encoded by the coding sequence GTGAGGACCAGCAACCCGATCCTTTCCCGCTGGGGTGCCGCCCGTGACGCCGGCCCGGCCGACGCCTACGCGCGCCGGCCGGTGGATGCCGCGGTCGGAGGCCGGCCGACGGACGCCTACGCGACCAACCCCTACGCCCCCGGTGCGGACACGTCACCGCGGACCGACGGGACCGCGGTGACGATGGACGACGTCATCGTCCGCACCGGGACGACGCTCGGCACCGTGGCCCTGACTGCGGTGCTGTCCTGGCTCCTGCTGCCCATCGACGAGGCGCACCTCGGCCGGTCCTACGGCATGGCCATGGGCGCGGCCCTCGTCGCCTTCGTCCTGTCGCTGGTCCAGTCCTTCAGGCGGACGCCGTCCCCGGCGCTGATCCTCGGGTACGCGGCGTTCGAGGGTGTCTTCCTCGGTGTGCTCTCCAGCACGATCTCGACCTACCTCGCGCCGGGTGTGGTCGTACAGGCGGTGCTCGGCACCTTCGCGGTGTCCGCGGGTGTGCTCGTCGCGTACCGGATGCGCTGGATCCGTGTGACCCAGAGGTTCACCGGGTTCGTCGCCGCCGCCGCGACCGGCTTCCTTCTGCTGCTGGTCGCCGACCTCCTGTTCTCCGCCTTCGGCGCGGGCAACGGCCTCGGTTTCCACAGCGGCGGCCTCGGCATCCTCTTCGGCGTCATCGGCATCCTGCTCGGCGCGGCCTTCCTCGCCATGGACTTCAAGCAGGTCGAGGACGCCGTCGCCTACGGGGCCCCGCGCGAGGAGGCGTGGCTGGCCGCCTTCGGTCTCACCCTGACGCTGGTGTGGATCTACCTGGAAGTGCTGCGTGTGCTGACCATCTTCAACAGCGACAACTGA
- a CDS encoding CocE/NonD family hydrolase gives MARTRVSFDSAGIEIATHLYTPDSPAAGRRPALVVGHPGTGVKEQTSGTHAQLMAERGFVTLAFDAAHQGESGGLPRGLEDPAQRVEDFKAAVSYLTTRDEVDPGRIGLLGICASGGYSLAATGGDHRVKAVAAVCTAEPARQFRYGADGSQDPAVFRALLDAAAQARTRAALGEDPGVMTMFPDTAEQAGALGGEHGVEGWEYYCGPRGHHERSAKYLAWDSIDKMASCDVFRAVPLIAPASTSLVQPAAKSGTPLAAAMVEARPSGLTPSAAARSATVSAYSRAVVTTSSNCRWKERKRGP, from the coding sequence ATGGCCAGGACCCGTGTCAGCTTCGACAGCGCCGGTATCGAGATCGCGACGCACCTCTACACCCCCGACAGCCCGGCTGCCGGGCGCCGCCCGGCGCTGGTGGTCGGCCACCCCGGCACGGGAGTGAAGGAGCAGACCTCCGGTACCCACGCGCAGCTGATGGCCGAGCGCGGGTTCGTCACCCTCGCCTTCGACGCCGCCCACCAGGGCGAGTCCGGCGGCCTGCCCCGCGGGCTGGAGGACCCCGCCCAGCGCGTGGAGGACTTCAAGGCCGCCGTCTCCTACCTCACCACCCGCGACGAAGTCGACCCCGGCCGCATCGGCCTGCTCGGCATCTGCGCCTCCGGCGGCTACTCGCTTGCCGCCACCGGCGGCGACCATCGCGTCAAGGCCGTCGCCGCCGTCTGCACCGCCGAACCCGCCCGCCAGTTCCGCTACGGCGCCGACGGCTCCCAGGACCCGGCCGTCTTCCGGGCTCTCCTGGACGCCGCCGCCCAGGCCCGCACCCGCGCCGCCCTCGGTGAGGACCCCGGCGTGATGACGATGTTTCCCGACACCGCCGAACAAGCGGGCGCCCTCGGCGGCGAACACGGCGTCGAGGGCTGGGAGTACTACTGCGGCCCTCGCGGCCACCACGAGCGCTCCGCGAAATACCTCGCCTGGGACAGCATCGACAAAATGGCCTCCTGCGACGTCTTCCGCGCCGTCCCCCTCATCGCCCCCGCGTCGACGTCCTTGGTCCAGCCCGCCGCGAAGTCGGGCACACCGCTGGCGGCGGCGATGGTGGAAGCCCGCCCGTCCGGACTGACCCCCAGCGCGGCGGCGCGTTCGGCCACCGTGTCGGCGTACTCGCGCGCGGTGGTGACCACCTCGTCGAACTGCAGGTGGAAGGAGCGGAAGCGCGGCCCGTAG
- a CDS encoding cupin domain-containing protein, which produces MMDRRSLLRTSGAAAAGALGAAALSSAAEAADSDPTAGVTRTLLQEHPSPAKGWEAAQTLVQIPRHKESGRHSHPGVEVGYIIRGDVLMEFDDRPPLRLRTGDPFFIPNGVIHNARNVGTVTTMMLSTYVVDETKPLVTTY; this is translated from the coding sequence ATGATGGATCGCCGTTCTCTTCTCCGTACCAGCGGTGCCGCCGCGGCCGGCGCGCTCGGCGCAGCCGCTCTGTCGTCGGCCGCCGAGGCCGCGGACTCCGATCCCACCGCTGGCGTCACACGCACCCTGCTTCAAGAGCACCCCTCGCCCGCCAAGGGCTGGGAGGCGGCGCAGACGCTCGTACAGATTCCCCGGCACAAGGAGTCGGGCCGTCACAGCCATCCCGGCGTCGAGGTGGGATACATCATCCGCGGCGACGTCCTGATGGAGTTCGACGACCGCCCGCCGCTCCGGCTGCGCACGGGTGACCCGTTCTTCATCCCGAACGGTGTCATCCACAACGCCCGCAACGTCGGCACGGTGACCACGATGATGCTCTCCACGTACGTGGTCGACGAGACGAAGCCCCTGGTGACCACCTACTAG
- a CDS encoding CHASE3 domain-containing protein gives MLIGVAFAVLLWAISDANSSTSARRASRTALVEVGAMEQVLLDLETGQRGFVITKRETFLQPWHKARTALPAEARRFAESATSPEQRRTAEQVTRGVESFPNDYSVPLVEMVRRDDPAASSLKRTTEGKQRVDALRAQFDQYTADEREQLAARTDAAGTNSRQAVLAAAVGLAASTALVAVFTVLQHRAVVRPVRGAAAAAEELAGGDLSMRIPPSRVAEIGALGTSFNTMAASLQDSRRRIMDNTEAVHRRTARDLHDGAQQRLVSLMIGLRLAREMIPETETAATDLLDQSIGSASVGTKLTVGGEEEP, from the coding sequence TTGCTGATCGGTGTCGCGTTCGCCGTCCTGCTGTGGGCGATCTCCGACGCGAACAGCTCCACCTCGGCCAGACGAGCCTCCCGTACAGCTCTCGTCGAGGTCGGCGCCATGGAACAGGTGCTCCTCGATCTCGAAACAGGACAGCGCGGCTTCGTGATAACGAAGCGGGAAACGTTTCTCCAGCCGTGGCACAAGGCGCGCACCGCTCTCCCCGCGGAGGCGCGGCGGTTCGCCGAGAGCGCCACATCACCGGAACAACGGCGCACTGCTGAACAGGTCACTCGGGGCGTCGAATCCTTCCCGAACGACTACTCGGTCCCGCTGGTCGAGATGGTCCGGCGGGACGATCCAGCCGCGTCCAGCCTGAAGCGGACCACGGAGGGCAAACAGCGCGTCGACGCCCTGCGTGCCCAGTTCGACCAGTACACGGCGGACGAACGCGAGCAGCTCGCGGCGCGCACGGACGCCGCCGGTACCAACAGCCGCCAGGCGGTGCTCGCGGCGGCCGTGGGGCTCGCGGCGTCGACCGCGCTCGTGGCCGTCTTCACCGTGCTCCAGCACCGTGCGGTGGTACGGCCGGTGCGCGGGGCGGCGGCCGCGGCGGAGGAGTTGGCGGGCGGCGACCTGAGCATGCGGATACCGCCCAGCAGGGTGGCGGAGATCGGAGCGCTGGGCACCTCCTTCAACACCATGGCGGCCTCGCTCCAGGACAGCCGCCGACGCATCATGGACAACACCGAGGCCGTGCACCGGCGTACAGCCAGGGACCTGCACGACGGGGCGCAGCAGCGTCTGGTCAGCCTGATGATCGGGCTGCGGCTCGCGCGGGAGATGATCCCCGAGACCGAGACGGCGGCGACCGACCTGCTGGACCAGTCGATCGGCAGCGCGTCAGTCGGGACCAAGCTCACCGTCGGAGGCGAGGAGGAGCCCTAG